A stretch of Ligilactobacillus faecis DNA encodes these proteins:
- a CDS encoding CopY/TcrY family copper transport repressor: MTEQIEISNAEWEIMRVIWTLGHATSRQVIEVMKKKKAWKEATTKTLLRRLVAKKALVAKKEKRAFLYEPLIAEQATINAQLAQNFANICQMHQGKTLAYLVDNLTLTKADIELLQQKLTAKQLNAPLTLACDCIPSEVTSVSEHDCCTLENDV, from the coding sequence ATGACAGAACAAATTGAGATCAGCAATGCTGAATGGGAGATCATGCGGGTGATCTGGACGCTAGGTCACGCAACAAGTCGGCAAGTGATCGAGGTTATGAAGAAAAAAAAGGCGTGGAAAGAAGCAACGACTAAGACGCTTCTACGTCGCTTAGTTGCTAAAAAAGCATTAGTAGCTAAAAAAGAAAAGCGCGCGTTTCTTTATGAACCCTTGATCGCAGAACAAGCGACGATCAACGCGCAATTAGCTCAAAATTTTGCCAATATTTGTCAAATGCATCAAGGCAAGACGCTAGCTTATTTAGTAGATAATCTGACTTTGACGAAAGCTGATATCGAGCTTTTACAGCAAAAATTGACCGCTAAGCAACTAAATGCGCCGTTGACCCTAGCATGTGATTGTATTCCAAGCGAAGTTACATCAGTTTCAGAGCACGATTGTTGTACACTAGAAAATGATGTTTAG
- a CDS encoding universal stress protein encodes MDKEPIKNIKKILVGVDDSEDAQLAFRVAMRRALDLNATLCITSILESDEMNVFQALSADYVHGERQALEEHVEAYRKVALKAGIKHVEVVIAEGDAGETIIKKVIPKVEPDLLIIGALSKKGVKKFFGSQAAYMAKHAPISVLVVR; translated from the coding sequence ATGGATAAAGAACCGATCAAAAACATCAAAAAGATCTTGGTCGGGGTCGATGACTCTGAAGATGCACAACTGGCTTTTCGAGTTGCTATGCGTCGGGCCTTAGACTTGAATGCAACTTTGTGTATCACGTCGATCTTAGAGTCTGATGAGATGAATGTTTTTCAAGCATTGAGTGCTGATTATGTTCATGGTGAACGCCAAGCACTCGAAGAACATGTTGAAGCTTATCGTAAAGTTGCTCTTAAAGCAGGTATCAAGCATGTTGAAGTCGTGATCGCAGAAGGTGATGCAGGCGAAACGATCATCAAAAAAGTGATCCCAAAAGTTGAACCCGACCTCTTGATCATTGGTGCTTTATCTAAAAAGGGCGTAAAGAAATTCTTTGGTTCACAAGCCGCTTATATGGCAAAACACGCACCGATCTCAGTTCTTGTTGTGCGTTAA
- a CDS encoding TetR/AcrR family transcriptional regulator, with product MKKHREEKSITLALALRELLKHDPIEKITVDQICREAAVHRSTFYRYFQDKYDLLNYAFDKIWLEKIDEDDIVDSIILLIFKEKDIFRNISINNNNNLLYWIMVEMVTEKILVASQNDRLHNIKWIEETVLQATDPKLAANMIAGAFLTLLFEWVDSNYQMDPKELSDFVRHLH from the coding sequence ATGAAAAAACACCGCGAAGAAAAGTCGATAACTTTAGCATTAGCTTTACGTGAACTTTTAAAACATGACCCGATCGAAAAGATCACAGTCGACCAGATCTGCCGTGAAGCGGCTGTCCATCGAAGTACGTTTTATCGCTATTTTCAAGATAAATATGACCTTTTGAACTATGCTTTTGATAAGATTTGGCTGGAAAAGATCGATGAAGATGATATCGTTGATTCGATCATCTTATTGATCTTTAAGGAAAAAGATATCTTTCGGAATATTTCGATCAATAATAATAACAATTTATTATATTGGATCATGGTCGAAATGGTCACCGAAAAGATTTTAGTTGCAAGTCAAAATGACCGTTTGCACAATATTAAATGGATCGAAGAAACCGTGTTGCAGGCTACTGATCCTAAATTAGCAGCCAATATGATCGCGGGGGCTTTTTTGACGCTTTTATTTGAATGGGTCGATAGTAATTATCAAATGGATCCAAAAGAACTAAGTGATTTTGTGCGGCATCTGCACTGA
- a CDS encoding MarR family winged helix-turn-helix transcriptional regulator, protein MSTLQKMTTNLCQVLRLHEYRNSGTPELEKLGAIDIYYLEAIYQLKDPTIGTISKLLGQSTPNTNYHIKKLLSLGLIKKRLDDEDHRVTHLSVTEKYHAALESNSEFWANLQGRLEETVSARDLAVFQRIMRQLVEVLEEETMLNEL, encoded by the coding sequence ATGAGTACATTGCAAAAGATGACGACAAACTTATGTCAAGTTTTGCGTTTGCACGAATACCGCAACAGCGGCACACCAGAATTGGAAAAACTAGGAGCGATCGATATTTACTACTTGGAAGCGATCTATCAGCTAAAAGATCCAACGATCGGGACGATCTCGAAGCTGTTAGGCCAATCGACACCAAATACGAACTATCATATCAAAAAGCTCCTGAGTTTAGGATTGATCAAAAAAAGGTTAGATGATGAAGATCATCGGGTAACACATCTTTCAGTAACTGAAAAGTATCATGCGGCCTTGGAGTCTAACTCGGAATTTTGGGCTAATTTGCAAGGTCGTTTAGAGGAAACGGTTTCTGCTCGTGATCTTGCTGTTTTTCAGCGGATCATGCGCCAACTAGTTGAAGTACTTGAAGAAGAAACGATGCTAAATGAACTTTGA
- a CDS encoding flavocytochrome c: MTEKFQFEPSEPATLADHYDLVIIGSGGAGLVSALQARELGLHPVVLEKMPTLGGNTIKASSGMNAAETNVQLRQGIVDSFAEFYEETFQGGGRLNDPALLEYFTTHSGQAIDWLRLHGIFLNDLTLTGGMKKKRAHRPESTAPVGAYLINNLLWLLAQVKIPVYTNTRVTELLKDETGKIKGVKVELLGSEKILKTKAVVLATGGFGASKQLLKRYRPELAEYQTTNQSGATGDGIFLGAEIGAQPIQMELVQIHPTVQQDTEKVFLIGEAVRGEGAILVDQFGERFTDELGTRRVVSQKITALPERSAYLIYDQAVKERVKALAFYEAKGLVLRSDTLTELAAKLELNASVLEDTLRQWNTAVETGVDVRFGRTTGMTHKLAQAPYYAIHVAPAVHYTMGGLHIDQKARVLDRNGAVIPGLFAAGEVTGGLHGNNRIGGNSIAETVVFGRQAAQQAAVYLED; encoded by the coding sequence GTGACAGAAAAATTCCAGTTTGAACCAAGTGAGCCAGCGACTTTAGCTGATCACTATGATCTAGTTATTATCGGCTCAGGAGGAGCGGGACTTGTCAGTGCGCTCCAAGCTCGGGAATTAGGCTTGCATCCAGTCGTTTTAGAAAAAATGCCGACCCTTGGCGGGAATACGATCAAAGCTTCCTCAGGGATGAATGCAGCTGAGACAAACGTCCAGTTACGGCAAGGGATCGTTGATAGTTTTGCTGAATTTTATGAAGAGACGTTCCAAGGTGGTGGACGCCTGAACGATCCGGCTCTTTTAGAGTATTTCACGACACACAGTGGGCAAGCGATCGACTGGCTTCGATTGCATGGGATCTTTTTAAATGATCTAACGCTGACAGGTGGAATGAAGAAAAAACGTGCGCATCGCCCTGAAAGTACTGCTCCAGTTGGAGCATATCTGATCAACAATCTTCTTTGGCTTTTAGCACAAGTCAAGATCCCAGTTTATACAAATACAAGAGTGACTGAATTGTTAAAAGATGAAACAGGGAAGATCAAAGGTGTCAAAGTTGAGCTCTTAGGTAGTGAAAAAATTTTAAAAACGAAAGCTGTCGTTTTAGCGACTGGTGGTTTTGGTGCTTCTAAACAATTACTTAAACGTTATCGTCCTGAATTGGCTGAATATCAAACGACTAATCAAAGTGGAGCGACAGGAGATGGGATCTTTTTAGGCGCTGAGATCGGAGCGCAACCGATCCAAATGGAATTAGTCCAGATCCATCCGACTGTGCAACAAGACACGGAAAAAGTCTTTTTGATCGGTGAAGCTGTCCGTGGTGAAGGCGCGATCTTAGTTGATCAATTTGGCGAACGGTTTACTGATGAATTAGGGACGCGCAGAGTTGTTTCACAAAAGATCACAGCTTTACCTGAAAGGTCAGCCTATTTGATCTATGACCAAGCTGTCAAAGAACGGGTCAAAGCGTTAGCCTTTTATGAAGCTAAAGGGCTCGTGCTTAGGTCAGATACTTTAACAGAACTAGCCGCTAAATTAGAATTAAATGCCAGTGTCCTAGAAGATACGCTTCGTCAGTGGAATACTGCCGTTGAAACTGGGGTCGATGTCCGCTTTGGCAGAACGACAGGAATGACGCATAAGTTAGCCCAAGCACCATACTATGCGATCCATGTAGCTCCAGCAGTCCACTACACGATGGGTGGATTACATATCGACCAAAAAGCACGTGTGCTAGATCGAAATGGGGCTGTGATCCCAGGATTATTTGCTGCCGGTGAAGTTACTGGTGGATTACATGGAAATAACCGGATCGGCGGAAACTCGATCGCAGAGACTGTTGTTTTTGGGCGCCAAGCTGCTCAACAAGCTGCCGTCTATTTAGAAGATTAA
- a CDS encoding TIGR02452 family protein produces the protein MEDKKTSQLKHKVMNLYQIEMMHLKQRSQLITATLPFTDNLADYQTRFFVKDENVLERLQNFLPTQKVGILDLADPRQIGSLTVSGQVQEKFLCRNSYLYPELNKYRRSYYYKNTCQQNNGYFSSEMIYAKDIKFLRDAKEDHVLTRPRYADVAVIAAPNVELITQLSGQAPTKAMLEKILRERIIQLLRAFKQAQVTCLILGAFGCERAQNDPAQVARIFKQCLLSLEFKHSFAEVYFDILNNKYALQAFEREFNN, from the coding sequence ATGGAAGATAAGAAAACTAGTCAATTAAAGCATAAGGTGATGAATCTTTATCAGATCGAAATGATGCATTTGAAGCAACGGTCACAGTTGATCACCGCTACGCTACCGTTCACTGATAACTTAGCTGACTATCAAACACGATTTTTCGTCAAAGATGAAAATGTTTTAGAACGCTTACAAAACTTTTTGCCAACGCAAAAAGTTGGGATCTTAGATCTAGCAGATCCGCGGCAGATCGGAAGTTTAACGGTCAGTGGCCAAGTGCAAGAAAAGTTCTTATGTCGCAATAGTTACTTATACCCTGAATTGAATAAATATCGGCGCAGTTACTATTATAAAAATACTTGTCAGCAAAATAATGGATATTTTTCTTCAGAGATGATCTATGCCAAAGATATCAAATTTTTACGTGATGCTAAAGAAGATCATGTCCTCACTCGCCCACGCTATGCTGATGTAGCCGTGATCGCTGCGCCTAATGTAGAATTGATCACGCAACTGAGCGGACAAGCGCCAACTAAAGCCATGCTAGAGAAAATTTTACGTGAGCGGATCATTCAGCTTTTACGGGCTTTCAAACAGGCGCAGGTTACCTGTTTGATCTTAGGCGCTTTTGGGTGTGAAAGAGCTCAAAACGATCCAGCCCAAGTAGCGCGGATCTTTAAGCAGTGCCTCTTGAGTTTGGAATTTAAGCATAGTTTTGCTGAAGTTTATTTTGATATTTTGAATAATAAGTACGCCTTGCAAGCCTTTGAACGCGAATTTAATAATTAG
- a CDS encoding ABC transporter ATP-binding protein, which produces MVKLVRRRLSSWAVLAAVLFMFVQVICDLNLPALTSDMINNGVAKGDTTYIWKIGGEMLLIAALGLVAAVGNVYFASTQAQKVGAKIRADVFKKVLSFSGHEVDKLGTSSLITRTTNDILQIQNVMIMLLRMMLMAPLMLIGASFMAYHSEKRLTSVFLVSIPLLLLAIGLIMYFAIPLFKGLQKKIDKINLTFREGLTGVRVIRAFRRDAFEQKRFDEANNDYTQTGIKVFSIVSLMSPVMTLILSGTNMGIVWFGAKLIGNMSMGVGDLVSFMTYASMIMFSFMMLSMVFVFIPRGQAAATRINEVLEMPLSLTEADDLIASDAPNSLAFEKVSFRYENAEDLALEDIDFKAQAGQMVAVIGGTGSGKSTLVNLIPRMYDPTKGQVKVNGSDIKQIALKDLHEHVAFVQQKAVLFKGTIRSNLLFGNEHATDEEMWHALDLAQAKDFVSELPEGLDAVVEQGGDNFSGGQKQRLAIARALMKKAAVYVFDDSFSALDFKTDAKLRQALKNDPEIKKSVLVIVAQRVSTVTAADEILVLDEGRVVGQGTHQELSENNKTYQEIIESQLKKGVD; this is translated from the coding sequence ATGGTCAAATTAGTAAGGCGCCGGCTCTCGAGTTGGGCTGTTTTAGCGGCAGTCTTATTTATGTTCGTTCAAGTCATTTGTGATCTGAATCTGCCGGCTTTAACTTCAGACATGATCAATAACGGTGTCGCCAAAGGGGATACCACGTATATCTGGAAGATCGGAGGTGAGATGTTGTTGATCGCTGCGCTCGGTCTTGTAGCAGCGGTCGGAAATGTCTATTTTGCTTCGACCCAAGCTCAAAAGGTCGGTGCAAAGATCCGAGCAGATGTCTTCAAAAAAGTTTTGAGTTTTAGCGGGCATGAAGTCGATAAGCTCGGGACTTCTTCTTTGATCACCCGTACGACAAATGACATTTTACAGATCCAAAATGTGATGATCATGTTGCTACGAATGATGCTGATGGCCCCGTTGATGCTCATTGGGGCTAGCTTTATGGCTTACCATAGTGAAAAAAGATTAACGAGTGTTTTTTTAGTTTCGATCCCACTACTCTTGCTCGCGATCGGCTTGATCATGTACTTTGCGATCCCGTTATTCAAAGGACTCCAAAAAAAGATCGACAAGATCAATTTGACTTTTCGTGAAGGGTTGACTGGCGTTCGGGTCATTCGAGCATTTAGACGCGATGCTTTTGAACAAAAACGTTTTGATGAAGCAAATAATGACTATACGCAGACTGGGATCAAAGTTTTTAGTATCGTTTCTTTGATGTCACCTGTGATGACGCTTATTTTAAGCGGAACAAACATGGGGATCGTCTGGTTTGGTGCTAAATTGATCGGCAACATGTCGATGGGGGTCGGTGATCTTGTTTCATTTATGACTTATGCTAGCATGATCATGTTTAGTTTCATGATGCTTTCAATGGTCTTTGTTTTCATTCCTCGTGGACAAGCAGCCGCTACACGGATCAACGAAGTTTTAGAGATGCCTTTATCGCTTACTGAAGCAGATGATCTGATCGCCTCAGATGCACCCAACAGTTTAGCTTTTGAAAAGGTGAGTTTTCGTTATGAAAATGCAGAAGATCTCGCTTTGGAAGATATCGATTTTAAAGCTCAGGCTGGGCAAATGGTCGCAGTTATCGGGGGGACAGGTTCTGGGAAATCGACCTTAGTCAACTTGATCCCACGCATGTATGATCCAACAAAAGGGCAAGTCAAAGTCAATGGTAGCGACATCAAACAGATAGCCCTAAAAGATCTACATGAACATGTGGCATTTGTCCAACAAAAAGCAGTGCTCTTTAAAGGGACGATCAGAAGTAACCTCTTATTTGGAAATGAGCACGCAACTGACGAAGAGATGTGGCATGCACTTGACTTAGCCCAGGCTAAAGATTTTGTGAGCGAACTTCCTGAAGGCTTAGATGCCGTCGTAGAACAAGGTGGCGATAATTTTTCTGGAGGACAAAAACAGCGTTTAGCGATCGCGCGTGCTTTGATGAAAAAAGCGGCTGTTTATGTCTTTGACGATTCATTTTCAGCCCTTGATTTTAAGACCGATGCCAAATTACGCCAAGCTTTGAAAAATGACCCTGAGATCAAAAAAAGTGTTTTAGTGATCGTGGCCCAACGTGTTTCGACAGTTACTGCAGCTGATGAGATCTTAGTTTTAGATGAAGGTCGGGTCGTTGGTCAAGGAACTCACCAAGAACTTTCTGAAAACAACAAAACTTACCAAGAGATCATCGAATCTCAATTGAAGAAAGGGGTTGACTAA
- a CDS encoding ABC transporter ATP-binding protein — protein MNGHGGARFDPKNRKAKDFWKTTWRLIKYMDPWKWGLALVFIFAIGSVIFQTITPKILGQATTEIYSGVMKGYRQIKMGQHLTSLPIDFDTIKHILLVVLCLYLIAAVLGFAQQLIMAKISQKIVYSLRRDLKEKMQRLPISYYDTHSNGDIMSRAVNDMDNIGGTLQQSLAQLVTSVVTLIAVFVMMLSISWKLTLVACITIPLSLVTVSLVAPRSQKHFAAQQKSLGQLNNYVEEDYAGHTVVKTFNRSDEMIAEFEAENERYYKASWKAQFISGVIMPLMNLVKNIGYVLVAVIGGVQVANGTITLGNVQAFLQYVNQFTQPITQLANLANTIQATIVSAERIFEVLDEEEMQPASETLPDVTTKAKIEFDHVEFGYEPAKPLMKDFSFKAMPGQKIAIVGPTGAGKTTMINLLERFYDIDGGAIRLDGRDTRKFTREDLRGHFSMVLQDIWLFTGTIYENILYGRKDATKEDVIRAAKAAHVDAFVRQLPDGYDTILNEEASNISQGQRQLITIARAFLADPEILILDEATSSVDTRTEVLIQHAMERLLENRTSFVVAHRLSTIKDADNIIVMDHGSIVETGDHHELMQKGGSYADLYNSQFADEIAAQA, from the coding sequence ATGAATGGACATGGAGGAGCACGGTTCGACCCTAAAAATCGGAAGGCAAAAGATTTTTGGAAAACGACTTGGCGTTTGATCAAGTACATGGATCCATGGAAATGGGGCTTAGCTTTAGTTTTCATTTTTGCGATCGGTTCAGTTATTTTCCAAACGATCACCCCAAAGATCTTAGGCCAAGCGACAACTGAGATCTATAGTGGGGTCATGAAAGGTTATCGTCAGATCAAAATGGGACAACACTTGACGAGTTTGCCGATCGATTTTGATACGATCAAACATATTTTGCTAGTTGTTTTATGCCTATACTTGATCGCGGCTGTTTTAGGTTTTGCGCAACAGCTGATCATGGCAAAGATCTCACAAAAGATCGTTTATAGTTTAAGACGTGATCTAAAAGAAAAGATGCAACGGTTGCCGATCTCATACTATGATACGCACTCTAATGGGGATATCATGTCACGTGCTGTTAACGACATGGATAATATCGGGGGGACTTTGCAACAAAGTTTAGCTCAGTTAGTGACAAGCGTCGTCACTTTGATCGCTGTCTTTGTCATGATGCTTTCGATCAGTTGGAAATTGACGTTAGTGGCTTGTATCACGATCCCATTGAGTTTAGTGACTGTTTCTCTTGTTGCGCCACGTTCGCAAAAACATTTTGCAGCGCAACAAAAGAGTTTAGGGCAGCTGAACAACTATGTTGAAGAAGATTATGCAGGCCATACGGTGGTCAAGACTTTTAATCGTTCAGATGAGATGATCGCTGAATTTGAAGCTGAAAATGAACGTTATTATAAAGCTTCTTGGAAAGCCCAATTCATTTCCGGTGTGATCATGCCTTTGATGAATTTAGTCAAAAATATCGGCTACGTCTTAGTAGCTGTGATCGGTGGGGTCCAAGTCGCTAATGGAACGATCACTTTAGGTAATGTGCAAGCTTTCTTGCAATATGTCAACCAGTTCACCCAACCGATCACCCAGTTAGCTAACTTAGCCAATACGATCCAAGCAACGATCGTTTCGGCGGAACGGATCTTTGAAGTTTTAGATGAAGAAGAGATGCAACCTGCAAGTGAAACTTTACCAGATGTCACAACTAAAGCGAAGATCGAATTTGACCATGTCGAATTTGGTTATGAACCTGCTAAACCATTGATGAAAGATTTTAGTTTCAAAGCTATGCCGGGGCAAAAGATCGCGATCGTTGGCCCAACTGGTGCGGGTAAGACGACGATGATCAACTTATTGGAACGCTTTTATGATATCGATGGAGGAGCGATCCGCTTAGATGGGCGCGATACGCGGAAATTTACGCGTGAAGATCTGCGAGGACATTTCTCGATGGTCTTACAAGATATATGGCTCTTTACGGGAACGATCTATGAAAATATTTTGTACGGGCGCAAAGATGCGACAAAAGAAGACGTTATTCGGGCAGCTAAAGCAGCTCACGTCGATGCTTTTGTCCGCCAATTGCCAGATGGCTATGATACGATCTTAAACGAAGAAGCTTCAAACATTTCACAAGGGCAACGACAATTGATCACGATCGCTCGTGCCTTTTTAGCTGATCCGGAGATCTTGATCTTGGATGAAGCTACGAGTTCTGTTGATACGCGGACCGAGGTTTTGATCCAGCATGCAATGGAACGTTTGTTAGAAAATCGGACAAGTTTTGTAGTTGCGCACCGCTTATCGACGATCAAAGATGCTGATAACATCATCGTGATGGATCATGGCTCGATCGTCGAGACTGGCGATCACCATGAATTGATGCAAAAAGGTGGTTCTTATGCTGATCTGTATAATAGCCAGTTTGCAGATGAGATCGCGGCACAAGCTTAG
- a CDS encoding RNA-guided endonuclease InsQ/TnpB family protein has translation MKSMAKMQYHYGLKMRCYPSDQQKQLIKINSDASRFIYNEMVAIGKELMQLRRVKLPIDTVQERIKQLTMRQNAKQMSNHYQFLEDKRIDSLAKANAIQNYRKAWNAFRKVHTAGVPKFHRKSYRWRYQTNCQYPGQKTALLTNGTVCFLDNSHIKVPKIGLLRVAGSQARLLRRMCETRIGTVTLTKDPADHFFLSMQLASDESFVKVSKANHGHIGIDLNTDNFLTDSDGNTVPNPRYYRTIKGKLAKEQRILSRRQRRVKKEHRSLCDSKNYQKQRLLVAKLHAKVMNQRHNFLQQISTALIKNHDLVVAEELRSKNMLKNHALALSISDVGWRTFLGMLAYKAKLYNHQFVTVSPKNTTQTCNDCSFIMGTNNTEKLTLADREWTCPNCGIHHIRDWNAAKNILDKGIAKLA, from the coding sequence ATGAAGTCAATGGCAAAAATGCAATATCATTATGGCCTGAAAATGCGTTGCTACCCTAGTGACCAACAAAAGCAGTTGATTAAAATTAACAGTGACGCTAGTCGCTTTATCTATAACGAAATGGTTGCGATCGGTAAGGAACTGATGCAACTTCGCAGAGTTAAGTTACCGATTGACACAGTCCAGGAGCGTATTAAGCAACTAACTATGCGTCAAAACGCTAAACAAATGTCTAATCACTATCAATTTTTAGAAGATAAACGAATTGACAGTTTGGCGAAAGCTAATGCCATTCAGAACTACCGAAAAGCTTGGAATGCCTTTCGGAAGGTTCACACTGCTGGTGTTCCTAAATTTCATCGAAAGAGTTATCGCTGGCGTTATCAAACCAATTGTCAATACCCAGGGCAAAAGACTGCGTTGCTAACTAACGGTACAGTATGTTTTCTAGATAATAGCCATATCAAAGTACCTAAAATAGGATTGTTACGTGTTGCCGGTTCCCAAGCACGTCTCTTGAGGAGAATGTGTGAGACTAGAATTGGTACTGTGACATTGACTAAAGATCCAGCGGATCACTTCTTTCTATCAATGCAACTAGCTTCAGATGAATCTTTTGTTAAAGTGTCCAAAGCTAATCACGGACATATTGGAATTGATCTTAATACTGATAATTTCTTAACCGATAGTGACGGTAACACAGTTCCTAACCCACGATATTATCGTACTATTAAAGGCAAATTAGCTAAAGAACAGCGTATTCTATCTAGACGACAACGGCGTGTCAAAAAAGAACATCGTTCTTTATGCGATAGTAAAAATTATCAAAAGCAACGCTTGTTAGTTGCTAAACTCCATGCCAAAGTAATGAACCAAAGACATAATTTTCTCCAACAAATCTCTACTGCACTAATCAAGAACCACGATTTAGTAGTAGCTGAGGAGTTGCGTAGTAAGAATATGCTCAAGAATCATGCTTTAGCGCTTAGTATTTCTGACGTTGGCTGGCGAACATTTCTCGGCATGTTGGCTTATAAAGCTAAGCTGTATAATCATCAGTTCGTGACTGTCAGCCCGAAAAATACTACTCAAACTTGCAATGATTGTAGTTTTATCATGGGAACTAATAACACCGAGAAACTAACCTTGGCTGATCGTGAATGGACGTGTCCTAATTGCGGTATTCATCATATTCGTGACTGGAATGCCGCTAAGAATATTCTTGATAAGGGAATTGCTAAACTAGCCTAG
- the tnpA gene encoding IS200/IS605 family transposase has translation MSKDKIKDAVYTRRYIYNFHFHLIWVTKYRHKTFTTDELSNEMKDILWQVAEDNEILIEKMEVMPDHVHVLISFPPSKAPTSAIKALKGRSAFIFLRRHPEIRQSRYWSGHLWSPSYYMSTLGNMSKEVVEKYINDQKYNEMKKAPYGA, from the coding sequence ATGAGTAAAGATAAAATCAAAGACGCAGTATATACCAGACGATATATCTATAACTTCCATTTCCATCTAATTTGGGTTACTAAATATCGTCATAAAACTTTTACTACTGATGAGTTATCAAACGAAATGAAGGATATCCTATGGCAAGTAGCCGAGGATAACGAAATCTTAATCGAGAAAATGGAAGTTATGCCTGACCATGTTCATGTCTTAATTAGCTTTCCGCCTAGCAAGGCACCGACTAGCGCCATCAAAGCGCTCAAAGGCAGAAGTGCCTTTATTTTCTTACGTCGACACCCGGAAATTCGGCAGTCTCGATACTGGAGTGGTCATTTATGGTCGCCTAGTTACTACATGAGCACATTAGGTAATATGAGTAAAGAAGTAGTTGAGAAATATATAAACGATCAAAAATACAATGAGATGAAAAAAGCTCCTTACGGGGCTTGA
- a CDS encoding glycine betaine ABC transporter substrate-binding protein, whose protein sequence is MQKAKKFLLLGLLGFCLTLAGCSASTQAKYDPQKALGPQINYTITGIDAGAGVMGNTATALEKYGLAQNNWQLQTSSTAAMTSVLDKAIKAKQPIVITGWVPHWMFTKYDLKFLKDPKKVYGAKEGIHTIARTGLKQEKPGLYQFLQNFNWTPEQLAQVMLQINNGVEPTTAAKAYLKKHPEQVKEWLKNVPTGNGQTVTLAYVAWDSEIASANVVAQALKTKGYRVTLRPMDAQPMWIAIATGAADASFSAWLPTTHQAYARSFQGRYDDVRVNLEGAKTGLAVPTYMTKVDSIEDLKTK, encoded by the coding sequence ATGCAAAAAGCAAAGAAATTTCTTTTACTAGGTTTGCTTGGTTTTTGCCTGACTTTAGCCGGATGTAGCGCTTCGACCCAAGCTAAATACGATCCTCAAAAAGCGTTAGGTCCCCAGATCAACTATACGATCACTGGGATCGATGCTGGCGCAGGTGTTATGGGAAATACTGCGACTGCTTTAGAAAAGTATGGCCTAGCCCAAAATAATTGGCAGTTACAAACAAGTTCAACAGCAGCGATGACCAGCGTCTTAGATAAGGCGATCAAAGCTAAACAACCAATCGTTATCACTGGCTGGGTCCCGCATTGGATGTTCACAAAATATGACCTTAAATTTTTAAAAGATCCTAAAAAAGTTTACGGCGCTAAAGAAGGGATCCATACGATCGCACGGACAGGGCTCAAACAAGAAAAACCAGGTCTTTATCAGTTTTTACAAAATTTCAACTGGACACCTGAGCAGTTGGCTCAAGTCATGCTCCAGATCAATAACGGGGTCGAGCCAACAACAGCCGCTAAAGCTTACCTCAAAAAACATCCTGAACAAGTCAAAGAGTGGCTCAAAAACGTCCCGACTGGAAATGGTCAAACAGTCACGCTGGCTTATGTTGCTTGGGATTCAGAGATCGCTTCGGCTAATGTCGTCGCACAAGCTCTCAAAACAAAAGGTTATCGCGTCACGCTCCGCCCCATGGACGCACAACCAATGTGGATTGCGATCGCCACAGGAGCAGCTGACGCTTCTTTTAGCGCTTGGCTTCCGACAACGCATCAAGCTTATGCCCGTTCCTTTCAAGGACGCTATGATGATGTACGCGTTAACTTGGAAGGTGCAAAAACTGGTCTAGCTGTCCCAACTTACATGACTAAGGTCGATTCGATCGAAGACCTTAAAACTAAGTAA